Proteins from a genomic interval of Psychrobacter fulvigenes:
- a CDS encoding DUF11 domain-containing protein, producing the protein MTLHCIAQSTRLSAKVAKLSALTAAILIMQSNSAAAATSDVLSIIDNIANASYTVNNQTDNTLKSESNRVRVKASALSEYGINLSKSPRQTVAPGNTASWVNVLTSNSYNIQTVDLRLTIPDTLSNIRLYQDLNNNGIVDGEDKQLLLDNLTAQIRLGQGESIQLIVQALTAADATDGDLIDIQLGATVVEDPSVKAVTETDSLIIVKPGIGFKNKSFDSDQPSSQISKDVYVEASYAQGNVDPYKQDQVWITITSPMTGDRYSLKAIETGDNTGKYRLNVPTQNNANAINDDIIQTLLGDKLVATLDAYIDIEGNRENITTNISSNTTIIDVLPNLKIEKEADVRTAELGDYVNYTINIKNDGETTAYDVDLKDAMPRGFDYVPGTMRIDSAKTDDFKAVGKYQVLGLGNLTPGTSKKVTYRVLIGSSALGGDGINRAIAQGSDFDTTGGTIITSREAQWPIEVNRGVMNTDGIIIGKVYHDINRDGIQQKEDGELGVAGVRIYMEDGNFVVTDPEGKYNLYGISAKTHVLKVDRTTLPRDTELVIQSNRNTGDAGSRFVDLKYGELHRADFAIVGGMADSTERLNQELITRSKTISAKNDTLEKAIKNQLALEPDYDRDRDNSDNIDASGCKSNDDLDQGIKCDSAIVADMVEPNADRVNMTVNTIKQPKSELLEEFLKEVPNNDVSFINLSSGQQLASYKQLVQVQAPLGSQFTLYANGKAVSEQQIGKTAEQKKQNVTAFDYYAVDLKRGRNTLRGVATDITGQVISEQSIEVVTPDSLQAIDYRTQTQLIQADGVSEYQVVISLKDRDNRPYVASTPITIDTNIGRINLKDSNKDQAGTQVTVSGGELLIPVIAPSAPGKGELVIDTGSTKQIIPLQFTAKLRPLIAVGIVEGAISLKDFDGGSITDAQGAFEKELHEFSGNDDYSATGRAAMFLKGKVRGDYLLTLAYDSDKKGERLFRDIEPGEYYPVYGDSSAKGFDAQSTSKLYVRLDKGRSFAMYGDLKTDVTDDEGIKLGQYNRTLTGVKAQYEDDNTRITAFAAETSSSQRVNETRGLGISGPYPLAENFDAVLENSETIEVITRDANNPGLIVRRETLTRFADYEIDPISRSLYLTSPIASQDFDGNPIYLRVTVEVDEGGENYWVGGVAAKQQLTDKVSVGGSYINSDDPLNKEELASINNVIKFNDKLKLVAEYAKSKAENPNYDPSNQINATELTGNDTDGDALRIELNYDDNKRTRAKAYYNDADKGFVTGASPLTAGRTESGVEVTHALESKKTAFKLEGVRSKDHTTEASIEGVQASVEQRLTTNIVGEIGVRYYKQDATAASRNIQGATDVKDLTDDTIFNDNITNQSALNGVNNAAEDIEGTTARARITARLPKLNNALVFAEYEQDLEHSNRNATSIGGETPIGNLGRIYARHDLINSLSGSYGLDDTDERQRTVIGFDAAYMKDGKVYSEYRMRDAISAREAEAAIGLKNKWYVQEGLTLNTLFERVESLEGEKDSTATAAGFGVEYLAQENYKASGRLEKRWGNTSDTLLGSAGIAYRYTDDITLLAKDIYSRVDYDDGHRTINRFQLGAAYRDYDSNQLDMLAKLEYRLDDNITGADPYQKDTVIWSWSGNYHPTRPLTISGHYAGKYTEYDADGIASDNTAHAAYARGLYDISERWDIGLQAGTYWNDQADDMSYMLGAEVGYSPMTNLWLSLGYNFMGFEDEDIAYEDTTQQGAYFRLRFKFDEDLFKRKDPRKNQRLDTDSTL; encoded by the coding sequence ATGACACTTCACTGTATCGCTCAGTCTACTCGTCTATCGGCTAAAGTAGCCAAACTGTCTGCATTAACTGCAGCCATACTGATTATGCAATCAAATTCCGCTGCGGCAGCTACCTCTGATGTGCTCAGCATCATCGATAATATTGCTAATGCCAGCTACACTGTCAATAACCAAACGGATAACACCTTAAAGTCTGAATCAAATAGAGTACGAGTCAAAGCCTCTGCTCTATCAGAGTATGGTATCAATCTAAGCAAGTCACCACGACAAACTGTAGCGCCAGGCAACACTGCCAGCTGGGTAAATGTACTCACAAGCAATAGTTATAATATTCAGACTGTCGATCTAAGGCTAACAATACCTGATACTTTATCGAATATAAGACTCTATCAGGACTTAAATAACAACGGCATCGTCGATGGTGAAGATAAGCAGCTATTGCTTGATAACTTAACTGCTCAAATTAGACTAGGACAAGGCGAAAGCATTCAGCTAATCGTCCAGGCACTAACTGCCGCTGATGCAACCGACGGCGACCTGATAGATATTCAGCTTGGTGCAACTGTCGTCGAAGACCCGTCGGTAAAGGCAGTCACAGAGACTGATAGCCTTATCATTGTAAAGCCAGGTATCGGTTTTAAAAACAAATCCTTTGACAGTGATCAACCCTCATCGCAAATTAGCAAAGACGTCTATGTCGAAGCCAGTTATGCGCAAGGCAACGTTGATCCTTATAAGCAAGATCAAGTATGGATCACTATCACCTCTCCAATGACAGGCGATCGTTATTCATTAAAAGCCATTGAAACAGGTGATAATACTGGTAAATATCGCTTAAATGTACCTACGCAAAACAATGCCAATGCGATTAACGATGATATCATTCAGACTCTGCTAGGTGACAAGTTAGTAGCTACTTTAGACGCTTATATTGATATAGAGGGTAATCGCGAAAACATCACCACCAATATCAGTAGCAATACCACCATCATCGATGTGCTGCCCAACCTCAAAATAGAAAAAGAAGCTGATGTCAGAACTGCCGAGCTTGGCGATTATGTCAACTACACCATTAACATCAAAAACGATGGTGAAACGACTGCTTATGACGTCGATTTAAAAGATGCGATGCCACGTGGCTTTGACTATGTACCAGGCACCATGCGTATCGACAGTGCAAAAACTGATGACTTCAAAGCAGTTGGTAAATATCAAGTATTAGGCTTAGGTAATCTAACGCCAGGAACCAGCAAAAAAGTCACCTATCGCGTTTTGATTGGCTCTTCTGCACTTGGTGGCGACGGTATCAACCGTGCTATCGCTCAAGGTAGCGACTTTGATACGACGGGTGGCACAATCATCACTTCTAGAGAGGCGCAGTGGCCAATCGAAGTCAACCGCGGGGTGATGAATACTGATGGCATCATCATCGGTAAGGTCTATCACGACATCAACCGTGACGGTATCCAACAAAAAGAAGATGGCGAGCTTGGTGTCGCTGGCGTACGTATCTATATGGAGGACGGTAACTTTGTCGTGACCGATCCTGAAGGTAAATACAACCTGTATGGTATCAGTGCCAAAACCCACGTCCTAAAAGTAGACCGCACGACTCTGCCTAGAGATACTGAGCTTGTCATCCAAAGCAATCGTAATACTGGCGATGCCGGTAGCCGCTTCGTCGACCTCAAATACGGCGAGCTGCACCGTGCCGACTTCGCTATCGTCGGTGGTATGGCGGACAGCACCGAACGTCTGAACCAAGAGCTGATCACTCGTAGCAAAACCATCAGCGCCAAGAACGATACACTCGAAAAAGCCATCAAAAACCAGCTAGCACTGGAGCCTGACTATGACCGTGACCGTGATAACAGCGACAATATCGATGCTAGTGGCTGTAAGTCCAATGATGACTTAGATCAAGGTATCAAATGTGACTCAGCGATAGTTGCAGACATGGTCGAGCCAAATGCTGATCGCGTCAACATGACGGTCAACACCATCAAGCAACCAAAATCTGAGCTGCTAGAAGAGTTCCTCAAAGAAGTACCAAACAACGATGTAAGCTTTATTAACCTAAGCTCAGGGCAGCAGTTGGCTTCATATAAGCAGCTGGTACAAGTACAAGCGCCACTCGGCTCTCAGTTTACTTTATATGCCAATGGCAAAGCAGTATCTGAGCAGCAAATCGGTAAGACCGCCGAGCAGAAAAAACAAAACGTCACTGCCTTTGACTACTATGCGGTAGATCTCAAGCGTGGCCGTAATACCTTGCGCGGTGTAGCCACTGATATCACTGGGCAAGTCATCTCCGAGCAGAGCATAGAAGTAGTCACCCCTGATAGCCTGCAAGCCATCGACTATCGTACGCAAACACAACTGATACAAGCCGATGGTGTCAGCGAATATCAAGTCGTCATCAGTCTAAAAGACCGTGATAACCGTCCTTATGTGGCTTCTACCCCGATCACCATCGATACCAATATCGGCCGTATCAACCTAAAAGACAGCAACAAAGACCAAGCGGGCACTCAGGTCACCGTCAGCGGTGGCGAGCTACTGATTCCAGTGATTGCACCAAGTGCACCAGGTAAAGGTGAGCTGGTCATCGATACGGGTAGTACCAAGCAAATTATTCCGCTGCAGTTCACTGCCAAGCTACGCCCATTGATCGCCGTCGGTATCGTTGAGGGCGCTATCTCACTCAAAGACTTCGATGGCGGCAGCATCACTGATGCTCAAGGCGCATTTGAAAAGGAGCTGCACGAGTTTTCGGGCAATGATGATTACTCAGCAACTGGTCGTGCCGCTATGTTCCTAAAAGGCAAGGTGCGCGGTGATTATCTACTAACCCTGGCCTACGATAGCGACAAAAAAGGCGAGCGCCTGTTCCGTGATATCGAGCCAGGTGAATACTATCCTGTCTATGGCGACTCATCGGCCAAAGGTTTCGATGCGCAGTCGACCAGCAAGCTCTATGTACGCTTGGATAAAGGCCGCTCGTTTGCCATGTATGGCGATTTAAAGACTGACGTGACAGACGACGAAGGCATTAAGCTTGGTCAGTACAACCGCACTTTGACCGGTGTCAAAGCACAGTACGAAGACGACAACACTCGTATTACAGCCTTCGCTGCAGAGACCAGCTCATCACAGCGTGTCAACGAAACTCGTGGCCTTGGTATTTCAGGCCCTTATCCGCTCGCAGAAAATTTCGACGCGGTACTTGAAAACTCTGAGACCATCGAAGTCATCACTCGCGATGCCAACAATCCTGGACTTATCGTGCGCCGTGAGACCCTGACGCGCTTCGCTGATTATGAGATTGACCCTATCAGCCGCAGTTTATACCTGACATCGCCAATTGCTAGCCAAGATTTTGATGGCAACCCTATCTACCTGCGTGTCACTGTGGAAGTAGATGAAGGTGGCGAGAACTATTGGGTCGGCGGTGTCGCTGCCAAGCAACAACTGACGGACAAAGTCTCTGTCGGTGGTAGCTACATCAATAGTGATGACCCACTGAACAAAGAAGAGCTTGCCAGTATCAACAACGTCATCAAATTCAATGACAAGCTAAAACTGGTCGCTGAATATGCCAAAAGTAAAGCTGAAAATCCTAATTACGATCCAAGCAATCAGATCAATGCAACAGAACTAACAGGCAACGATACTGACGGCGACGCCCTGCGTATCGAGCTAAACTATGACGACAATAAACGCACACGGGCAAAAGCTTACTACAACGACGCGGATAAAGGCTTCGTTACAGGCGCATCACCGCTTACCGCTGGTCGTACAGAATCTGGCGTAGAAGTCACTCATGCCCTAGAGAGCAAAAAAACTGCGTTCAAGCTGGAAGGTGTGCGTAGCAAAGACCACACCACTGAAGCCAGCATCGAAGGGGTTCAAGCCAGCGTTGAGCAGCGTTTAACTACCAACATCGTTGGTGAAATCGGTGTGCGTTATTATAAGCAAGATGCTACAGCCGCTTCACGTAATATTCAAGGTGCAACGGATGTAAAAGACCTCACTGATGACACGATATTCAATGACAATATTACCAATCAGTCTGCGCTCAATGGTGTCAATAACGCGGCCGAAGACATCGAAGGCACCACTGCCCGCGCCCGCATCACTGCCCGCCTACCCAAGCTCAATAACGCACTGGTATTTGCCGAATATGAGCAAGATCTTGAGCACAGCAATCGTAACGCCACCTCTATCGGTGGTGAGACGCCAATAGGAAATCTAGGCCGTATCTATGCTCGTCATGACCTAATCAACAGCTTATCAGGCAGTTATGGTCTTGATGATACTGATGAGCGCCAGCGTACCGTGATTGGCTTTGACGCCGCCTATATGAAGGACGGCAAGGTCTATAGCGAATACCGTATGCGTGATGCCATCAGCGCTCGCGAAGCAGAAGCTGCTATCGGTCTTAAGAACAAATGGTATGTACAAGAAGGCCTAACCCTCAATACTTTGTTTGAGCGTGTGGAGTCACTCGAAGGTGAAAAAGACAGCACCGCTACTGCCGCAGGTTTCGGTGTTGAGTATCTCGCGCAAGAAAACTACAAAGCATCAGGCCGCTTAGAAAAACGCTGGGGCAATACCAGTGATACCTTATTAGGTAGTGCTGGTATCGCCTATCGCTATACTGATGACATTACTTTACTAGCAAAAGACATCTACTCACGAGTAGACTATGATGATGGTCATCGCACCATCAATCGCTTTCAGCTTGGTGCCGCCTATCGCGACTATGACAGCAATCAGCTAGACATGCTCGCCAAGCTTGAATATCGCTTGGACGATAACATTACGGGAGCCGATCCGTACCAAAAAGACACTGTCATTTGGTCATGGAGTGGCAACTATCATCCAACGCGTCCGCTCACTATTTCTGGGCATTATGCGGGTAAATATACCGAGTATGATGCTGATGGAATCGCCAGTGACAATACTGCACATGCTGCTTACGCCCGTGGTCTATACGACATCAGCGAGCGTTGGGATATTGGTCTACAAGCAGGGACATACTGGAATGATCAAGCTGATGACATGTCATATATGCTGGGTGCTGAAGTCGGCTATAGTCCTATGACCAACCTATGGCTGTCACTTGGCTATAACTTTATGGGCTTTGAGGACGAAGACATCGCCTATGAAGATACCACCCAACAAGGCGCTTATTTTAGACTGCGCTTTAAGTTTGACGAAGATTTGTTTAAGCGTAAAGACCCTCGCAAAAACCAACGCTTAGACACTGACTCTACTTTATAA
- a CDS encoding TetR/AcrR family transcriptional regulator has protein sequence MSEQVSDNVDDKVDDKMEDKLVDSELAKKLVPNKFKFTSQQGRARRQKLLMGAKKLSETKAINDITLADVCEEAGIPRASAYHFFPNIEAIFLALRFLNAIEILEILATVETEDYDRWQGYLTAIIERSVGIFYDDSTKAKLIYDTNTPDFEGDSFGEDIDLQIVELVYERLTQRYELPNFGDVKDMLMVTFSIINGIFTLSYRRHEEITDKYLQEATIAAIAYLRCYLPENLPRKK, from the coding sequence ATGAGTGAGCAAGTAAGCGACAATGTTGACGATAAAGTTGACGATAAAATGGAAGACAAATTAGTTGATTCAGAATTGGCAAAAAAACTGGTGCCTAATAAATTCAAATTTACTAGCCAGCAGGGCCGTGCACGCCGCCAAAAACTCTTAATGGGTGCCAAAAAGCTGAGTGAAACCAAAGCCATCAATGATATTACCTTGGCTGATGTGTGTGAAGAAGCAGGCATCCCAAGGGCATCCGCTTATCACTTCTTCCCCAATATTGAAGCAATATTTTTAGCGCTGCGTTTTTTGAATGCTATTGAAATATTAGAGATATTGGCAACGGTTGAAACAGAAGACTATGACAGGTGGCAGGGCTACTTAACGGCAATTATAGAGCGCAGTGTGGGTATCTTTTATGATGACAGCACCAAAGCTAAGCTGATCTATGATACCAATACACCAGATTTTGAAGGGGATAGCTTCGGTGAAGATATTGACTTGCAAATCGTTGAGTTGGTATATGAGCGCTTGACGCAGCGTTATGAGTTGCCTAATTTTGGTGATGTCAAAGACATGTTAATGGTGACTTTTAGTATTATTAATGGGATATTTACTTTATCGTATCGCCGTCATGAAGAAATCACGGATAAGTATCTGCAAGAAGCGACCATCGCTGCCATCGCTTACCTGCGCTGCTACTTACCAGAGAACCTACCACGTAAAAAGTAG
- a CDS encoding endonuclease/exonuclease/phosphatase family protein, translating to MSQYAIAEGKKQFYIATANLLNLANPSRVYYENAPAYDQKTYQRKLKGLTDLLAKAHADIIAVQEVWDTDALEALAVSLGFERKHVVAPLASNDSASPYTQGHGAQKTPAVGIISRFEQIETTLLEEIAPEAIIDVPDVGPYERFNRPPLLLRVNAFGQPITIITAHLKSKRAYHLRDEDGNLLEDMDDPNIRVRAKLRSLCMRASEAASIRMSIIKRLQHTREPLILLGDMNDVTGSVTTQLMTETGEVNYDKSMRDVALFDAARIQSRYGWMKDVAYTHIYQGMPEVIDQLFVSEEFLPDSKFALGAVERVDYFNDHLKWDYIDRATDHGIIRAKIKIHD from the coding sequence ATGAGTCAGTACGCCATTGCCGAAGGTAAAAAGCAGTTCTATATCGCTACTGCAAATTTACTTAACTTAGCCAACCCTAGCAGAGTTTATTACGAAAACGCCCCAGCTTATGATCAGAAGACTTATCAGCGCAAGCTAAAGGGGCTTACGGATTTACTTGCCAAGGCTCATGCCGATATCATCGCGGTGCAAGAGGTATGGGATACCGATGCATTAGAGGCATTGGCGGTGTCATTAGGATTTGAGCGCAAACATGTGGTCGCGCCGCTGGCAAGCAATGATAGCGCCAGTCCTTATACCCAAGGTCACGGTGCACAAAAGACACCTGCCGTCGGTATTATTAGCCGTTTTGAGCAGATAGAAACGACCTTATTAGAAGAGATAGCACCAGAAGCCATCATCGATGTTCCTGATGTCGGGCCTTATGAGCGATTCAATCGTCCGCCGCTACTCTTACGTGTCAATGCCTTTGGGCAGCCAATTACTATTATTACCGCGCATCTAAAAAGCAAGCGTGCCTATCATTTGCGCGATGAAGACGGTAATCTATTAGAGGATATGGATGATCCTAATATCCGTGTGCGCGCCAAACTTCGCAGTCTATGCATGCGCGCATCAGAGGCTGCCTCGATACGTATGTCTATCATAAAGCGCCTGCAGCATACTCGCGAACCGCTCATCTTATTAGGTGATATGAACGATGTGACGGGTAGTGTCACCACGCAGTTGATGACTGAGACAGGTGAAGTCAACTATGATAAAAGCATGCGTGATGTTGCTTTGTTTGATGCTGCCCGTATCCAATCGCGCTATGGCTGGATGAAGGATGTGGCTTATACTCATATTTATCAAGGCATGCCAGAAGTGATCGATCAGCTGTTTGTCTCAGAGGAGTTTTTGCCTGATAGCAAGTTTGCACTTGGTGCTGTCGAACGAGTAGATTATTTTAACGACCACTTAAAGTGGGATTATATCGATAGAGCCACTGATCATGGTATTATACGAGCGAAAATAAAGATTCATGATTAA
- the glpK gene encoding glycerol kinase GlpK → MAGYILALDQGTTSSRAILYDDQARPIEIAQQPTTLKTPKAGYVEQDARQIWQTQISCAHDVINQAGLLATDVTSIAITNQRESIVMWDKQTGAPLAPAIIWQDRRTASYCQDMANEAIGDVSKVDISKRVQQITGLRLDPYFSASKIAWLLEHYPKIKARANSSQGGQIAVGAIDSWLIYQLTGGEHVIDVTNASRTLLYDIHKLAWSEELCARFDIPLAILPKVLPSDGDFGKTKRGLFAKQIPIHAVLGDQQAALFGQGCLDPGMAKNTYGTGCFMLMNIGQTPKLSEHQLLTTIAWQRRTPMSRVDELSISDIVQSGRRIIQAPSTFFGREVNYAIEGSVFMAGAIVQWLRDNLGMIKQSCEVEDLARQVESSEDVVLLPAFTGLGAPYWRSDIHASISGMSRGTTKAHIARAALEAIAYQTYDVLIAMQKDSPHPLTELRVDGGAANNDLLMQFQADLLGVPVLRPQDTEITAKGAALLAGLKSGLYDESTMKASWQVDRVFEPSMSAERRAQHLDKWQAAISRALIDI, encoded by the coding sequence ATGGCAGGATATATATTGGCGCTGGATCAAGGAACGACATCGAGTCGGGCGATTTTGTACGACGATCAGGCGCGGCCTATTGAAATTGCTCAGCAGCCTACCACGCTCAAAACCCCAAAAGCTGGTTACGTGGAACAAGATGCGCGCCAAATTTGGCAAACTCAAATCAGCTGTGCTCACGATGTCATCAACCAAGCAGGACTACTCGCTACCGATGTCACCAGCATCGCCATCACCAATCAGCGCGAATCTATCGTCATGTGGGATAAGCAAACCGGCGCACCGCTGGCACCTGCCATTATTTGGCAAGACCGGCGCACAGCAAGCTACTGTCAAGATATGGCTAATGAGGCTATTGGTGATGTGTCAAAGGTAGATATATCAAAGAGGGTGCAGCAGATTACGGGCTTACGCTTGGATCCTTACTTTAGTGCCAGTAAGATTGCTTGGCTGCTTGAGCATTATCCCAAGATTAAAGCGCGCGCCAATAGTAGCCAAGGTGGGCAGATAGCAGTAGGGGCTATCGATAGTTGGTTGATTTATCAGTTAACTGGCGGTGAGCATGTCATCGATGTGACCAATGCCTCGCGTACTCTGCTATATGATATTCATAAGCTGGCGTGGTCGGAGGAGCTGTGTGCACGCTTTGATATTCCGCTGGCGATATTACCCAAAGTACTGCCATCAGATGGCGATTTTGGCAAAACTAAAAGGGGACTGTTTGCCAAACAAATTCCTATCCATGCGGTATTGGGCGATCAGCAAGCAGCACTCTTTGGTCAAGGCTGTCTCGATCCTGGTATGGCAAAAAATACCTATGGCACTGGCTGTTTTATGCTGATGAACATTGGTCAAACCCCTAAGCTTAGTGAGCATCAATTACTCACCACTATAGCTTGGCAGCGCCGAACACCAATGAGCCGTGTGGATGAGCTGTCTATCAGTGATATTGTGCAATCTGGTAGGCGCATTATACAAGCTCCTAGTACGTTTTTTGGTCGCGAAGTCAATTATGCCATCGAAGGTAGCGTGTTTATGGCAGGTGCCATCGTACAGTGGTTACGTGACAATCTGGGCATGATCAAACAAAGCTGTGAGGTGGAAGATCTCGCACGGCAAGTAGAGAGTAGTGAGGATGTAGTGTTGCTCCCTGCTTTTACTGGTCTAGGCGCTCCCTATTGGCGCTCTGATATTCATGCCAGTATTAGCGGTATGAGCCGCGGCACCACCAAAGCGCATATCGCTCGCGCTGCGCTTGAAGCGATTGCCTATCAAACCTATGACGTGCTTATCGCCATGCAAAAAGACAGTCCGCATCCACTCACCGAGCTACGAGTCGATGGCGGCGCTGCCAATAATGACCTGCTCATGCAATTTCAAGCAGACTTGCTTGGCGTGCCGGTACTGCGCCCGCAAGATACTGAAATCACTGCTAAGGGTGCTGCGCTTCTCGCTGGTCTAAAAAGCGGTTTATATGACGAGAGTACGATGAAGGCGTCATGGCAAGTCGACCGTGTCTTTGAGCCTAGTATGTCAGCTGAGAGACGTGCACAGCACCTTGATAAATGGCAGGCTGCTATTAGCAGGGCATTGATAGATATCTAA
- a CDS encoding TolC family protein, with translation MKFAISSLPSAIATLMLIGVSSHTVAASTHINTDSDSQPLNTLVDPITHKSIANSYPIEVSSHLSLEQAQDILLQVSPKLAANQAAIAASEYQTDALKTIDRPFVFARMSASTYTIQEDIDLSSLRNEIISGVNEVGDNIGDALESYQPPNIPDFGERIPNSHEFKRSGSTSGAGLGFAWPVYTAGRTAALTGASSARTQEAIADSVLDKNELYNTLIERYFKAQLAIIAAYLREDAYDTLQQTDHMAQRLFEEGFISRVDRLEAQSALADAKSESIKANNDARLAMIALQRLLRTDYRIKPTTPLFVSSRPLPDIEYFQQLALNNHPGLQKVAAKRAQAQQLHALSDTGYKPTVMLYGYGQAEKDPSWIAGISASWKLWGGLDKSASLASSTAKIRQADLSEIEVNDNLLLLVEKNWNDVNNAQSRYQALQSNVDLATEVLRLRRLGLQEGVNTAIEVVQAQTQALKARTEQAQAASDYVQALAALMQSAGTPLAFNAYLNAADIRLPTLYSE, from the coding sequence ATGAAATTTGCTATCTCGTCTCTGCCTAGTGCTATTGCGACTCTCATGTTGATAGGAGTCTCAAGTCATACGGTCGCAGCAAGTACTCATATTAACACTGACTCTGACAGCCAGCCTTTAAATACCCTCGTCGATCCAATCACCCATAAAAGCATCGCTAACAGCTATCCGATAGAGGTCTCTAGCCATTTGAGTCTTGAGCAAGCGCAAGATATTTTATTACAAGTCTCACCCAAGCTTGCTGCCAATCAAGCCGCCATTGCAGCCAGTGAATACCAAACCGATGCACTCAAAACGATAGACAGGCCCTTTGTCTTTGCAAGAATGTCAGCGAGTACTTACACCATTCAAGAAGATATTGACTTGTCATCGCTAAGAAACGAAATCATCAGTGGTGTCAATGAGGTAGGCGACAACATAGGCGATGCGCTGGAGTCGTACCAGCCACCAAATATTCCCGACTTCGGTGAGCGTATCCCAAACTCTCATGAGTTTAAACGCTCAGGCTCAACGTCAGGCGCAGGTCTTGGTTTTGCATGGCCAGTCTATACTGCTGGGCGTACGGCGGCGCTCACAGGTGCCTCCAGTGCCCGTACCCAAGAGGCCATAGCAGATAGTGTATTAGATAAAAACGAGCTATATAACACCTTGATTGAGCGTTATTTTAAGGCGCAGTTGGCCATCATTGCTGCCTACCTACGTGAAGATGCTTATGATACGCTGCAACAGACTGACCATATGGCACAGCGATTATTCGAAGAAGGTTTTATCTCGCGTGTCGATCGCCTAGAAGCACAGTCTGCTCTTGCCGACGCCAAAAGCGAGTCCATAAAGGCAAACAATGATGCGCGTCTGGCGATGATTGCCTTACAGCGTTTGCTACGCACTGATTATCGTATTAAGCCTACCACGCCATTATTTGTTTCCAGTCGCCCCTTGCCAGATATAGAATACTTTCAACAATTAGCCCTGAACAATCATCCAGGCCTACAAAAAGTGGCGGCAAAACGCGCACAAGCGCAGCAGTTACATGCACTGTCGGACACTGGCTACAAGCCGACTGTCATGCTCTATGGCTATGGACAAGCTGAAAAAGACCCCAGCTGGATTGCTGGTATCTCTGCCAGTTGGAAGCTCTGGGGCGGTTTGGATAAATCCGCATCTTTGGCGTCGAGCACGGCTAAAATTCGCCAAGCCGATCTTTCGGAGATTGAGGTCAATGATAATCTGCTACTACTGGTCGAAAAAAACTGGAACGATGTCAATAATGCTCAGTCGCGCTACCAAGCACTACAAAGCAACGTGGATCTGGCGACTGAAGTATTACGCTTACGTCGTCTTGGACTACAAGAGGGCGTGAATACGGCCATTGAAGTGGTGCAAGCGCAAACGCAAGCACTCAAAGCTCGTACCGAGCAGGCGCAAGCGGCCAGTGATTATGTGCAAGCACTCGCCGCATTGATGCAAAGTGCTGGCACACCGCTCGCCTTTAATGCGTATCTCAATGCTGCTGATATTCGCCTGCCGACTTTGTATAGCGAGTAG
- a CDS encoding YihY/virulence factor BrkB family protein: MKKLTSKSTSWLQPLLQAWRIANNSNVWAHCASVGFFGFLSIFPVMAVFVLLYGLAFSPAEMQEQISLLRQFIPDSVYDVLNSRLSELVSNTKTTLTFSLVASTLLALYAGSKGIKSLIVLVNLAFHITQERNFIQGTIRALSLTFAAVVVLIIAISSIAIIPLGAAYFPFPQIAKTIALWSRWPILAGIIFLSFLSLYRFAPNRDAKPLKKLVPGATLATVLWILLSVLFSIYVQNFNNYSAEFGALSAAVVIMLWLYYSAFIVAFGAIFNFEAIERSKPHAIRVY, translated from the coding sequence ATGAAAAAACTGACCTCTAAATCGACAAGCTGGCTACAGCCCTTGCTGCAGGCATGGCGTATAGCAAACAATTCTAATGTTTGGGCACATTGTGCGAGCGTAGGTTTTTTTGGTTTTTTATCTATTTTTCCAGTAATGGCGGTGTTTGTACTGCTTTATGGTCTCGCTTTTTCACCCGCTGAAATGCAAGAACAGATCTCACTTTTGCGTCAGTTTATACCTGATTCTGTATACGACGTCCTTAATTCACGCTTGAGCGAACTGGTCTCTAATACCAAGACAACTCTGACATTTAGTCTTGTTGCATCGACGTTATTAGCGCTTTATGCTGGCTCTAAGGGTATCAAGTCTTTAATTGTTCTGGTCAATCTTGCCTTTCACATCACCCAAGAGCGTAACTTTATACAAGGTACGATTCGAGCGCTTAGTCTAACCTTTGCAGCGGTAGTGGTGTTGATCATAGCGATCTCCTCTATCGCTATCATTCCTTTGGGGGCAGCCTACTTTCCCTTCCCTCAAATAGCCAAAACCATTGCGCTGTGGAGCAGATGGCCGATATTGGCTGGCATCATATTCTTAAGCTTCTTAAGCCTTTATCGTTTTGCGCCAAACCGTGATGCCAAACCGCTAAAAAAACTGGTGCCAGGAGCAACGCTCGCGACCGTTCTCTGGATTTTATTGTCTGTGCTGTTTTCAATTTATGTGCAAAACTTCAATAACTATAGTGCTGAGTTTGGGGCGCTTTCAGCTGCCGTAGTTATTATGCTATGGCTTTATTATTCAGCTTTCATCGTCGCCTTTGGTGCTATTTTTAATTTTGAAGCCATAGAAAGATCTAAACCCCATGCTATTCGAGTGTACTAA